In one window of Romboutsia hominis DNA:
- a CDS encoding EcsC family protein, whose protein sequence is MQNYNEIKLKELKKWKKKIRKKPSIIDKASKETQNKINSVLPQKYHEILTVAIKNMTKMVLFGSKYTTKKPILDISLEERDNLALEKIKIYKRTAMIEGAGTGAGGIFIGLCDFPLLLSIKIKLIYEIASIYGFDTNDYKERLYILNIFQLAFSSKEHVNYVFENMECFDDFKHKLSDDINAFDWRSFQQEYRDYIDLAKLFQLVPGIGAFVGAYVNNKLVDKLGEYAIYAYHMRILDDKDHEAKKENFIYTKYKNFINKITL, encoded by the coding sequence ATGCAAAATTATAATGAGATTAAACTAAAAGAATTAAAAAAATGGAAAAAGAAAATACGAAAAAAACCATCTATAATAGATAAAGCATCAAAAGAAACTCAAAATAAAATAAATTCCGTTTTACCTCAAAAGTACCACGAAATATTAACTGTAGCTATAAAAAATATGACTAAAATGGTTTTATTTGGGTCTAAGTATACTACTAAAAAACCTATACTAGATATATCTTTAGAAGAAAGAGATAATCTAGCTCTTGAAAAGATAAAAATTTATAAGAGAACTGCTATGATAGAAGGTGCTGGAACAGGGGCAGGAGGCATATTTATAGGGCTTTGTGACTTTCCATTACTTCTTAGTATAAAAATAAAGCTTATTTATGAAATTGCTAGCATATATGGATTTGATACAAATGATTATAAAGAAAGATTATATATATTAAACATATTTCAGCTTGCTTTTTCAAGTAAAGAGCATGTAAACTATGTATTTGAAAATATGGAATGCTTTGATGATTTTAAACATAAGTTATCTGATGATATTAATGCATTTGATTGGAGAAGCTTTCAACAAGAGTATAGAGATTACATTGATTTAGCAAAGTTATTTCAGTTAGTGCCAGGAATAGGAGCTTTTGTTGGGGCATATGTAAACAATAAATTAGTAGATAAACTAGGTGAATATGCAATATATGCTTATCATATGAGAATATTAGATGATAAAGACCACGAGGCTAAGAAGGAAAACTTTATATATACAAAATATAAAAATTTTATTAATAAAATAACTTTATAA
- a CDS encoding homoserine O-acetyltransferase/O-succinyltransferase family protein, which yields MTVYLCKKINGAKFVDSCIIENKIYNKKLYRKFSLDKISPHCKTIGILNLMPNKVETEAHLLELFSKMNEDINIKFIRLKTHVYKNCNRLYLMKNYYTFDEVKYDLDGLIVIGAPIEKIDFKQVKYIDELNYIFDYSIKNLKSMLSICWGAQACLNHIYGINKEILDKKIFGVYKHNILCDDEILKNINNGFICAHSRHTILNRKDLKNCKSIKILSTTDEGIEHIIKGKYNDYYIFGHHEYDKECLKREYIRDRNKKIYIDIPKNYFIEDDMNKGISVDWMEHSIKIYNNWINII from the coding sequence ATGACTGTATATCTTTGTAAAAAAATAAATGGAGCCAAATTTGTAGATAGTTGTATAATAGAAAACAAAATTTATAATAAAAAGTTATATAGAAAATTTAGTTTAGATAAGATCAGCCCTCATTGTAAAACTATAGGTATACTAAATCTTATGCCTAATAAAGTAGAGACAGAGGCTCATTTATTAGAGTTATTTTCAAAAATGAATGAGGATATAAATATAAAGTTTATAAGGCTTAAAACGCACGTATACAAAAATTGTAATAGACTATATTTGATGAAAAATTATTATACCTTTGATGAAGTAAAATATGATTTAGATGGACTTATAGTTATAGGAGCTCCTATTGAAAAAATAGATTTCAAACAGGTTAAATATATAGATGAATTAAATTATATATTTGATTATTCTATTAAAAATCTAAAAAGTATGTTAAGTATATGTTGGGGAGCACAGGCTTGTTTAAATCATATATATGGAATAAATAAAGAGATACTTGATAAGAAGATATTTGGAGTATATAAGCATAATATACTTTGTGATGATGAAATACTTAAAAATATAAATAATGGTTTTATATGTGCTCATTCTAGGCACACTATATTAAATAGGAAAGATTTAAAAAATTGTAAATCTATAAAAATACTATCAACAACAGATGAAGGTATAGAGCATATTATAAAAGGGAAGTACAATGACTATTATATATTTGGACATCATGAGTACGATAAAGAATGCTTGAAAAGAGAGTATATAAGGGATAGAAATAAAAAAATATATATAGATATACCTAAAAATTATTTTATTGAAGATGATATGAACAAAGGAATAAGTGTAGATTGGATGGAACACAGCATTAAGATATACAACAATTGGATTAATATAATTTAA